One region of Sphingomonas kaistensis genomic DNA includes:
- a CDS encoding nucleotide sugar dehydrogenase, translating to MQDQHVVVVGLGYVGLPLAVALASHLRVTGFDIDRGRIDELRRNEDRTREVEPERLESSTLVLTDDPAEARGADVYIVTVPTPVDESNQPDLRPLLSATRSVAAMIDPARPAIIVYESTVYPGVTEDICGPELERVSGLKRGTHFRLGYSPERINPGDREHTVDRITKVVAGEDPQTTAILGDMYGKMNGGRIFPAASIKAAEAAKVIENAQRDINIAFINEITQIFSKLGLSTWDVLEAARTKWNFLPFEPGLVGGHCIGVDPYYLAHRARELGHEPRIILAGRETNDGMGAWVADRLHERLGNRAGRVLVLGLTFKENVPDLRNSRVIDVVNRLRWLGHDVLVADPLADPAEAAHEYGLQLADPDALDDKVDLVLGAVAHAEFRGWSEERVTALLKDGGQIADLKRLWPWTRESTQGAWTL from the coding sequence GTGCAGGATCAGCATGTCGTCGTGGTCGGACTTGGCTATGTCGGGCTGCCGCTCGCCGTGGCCTTGGCCAGCCACCTGCGCGTCACCGGTTTTGACATCGATCGTGGCCGGATCGACGAGCTTCGCCGCAACGAGGACCGCACCCGCGAGGTCGAGCCCGAGCGGCTCGAATCCTCCACGCTGGTCCTGACCGACGATCCTGCCGAAGCGCGTGGCGCCGACGTCTACATCGTCACCGTCCCGACCCCCGTCGACGAATCCAACCAGCCCGACCTTCGTCCGCTGCTGTCGGCGACCCGCAGCGTCGCGGCGATGATCGACCCTGCCCGCCCCGCCATCATCGTCTACGAAAGCACCGTCTATCCGGGCGTCACCGAAGACATTTGCGGCCCCGAACTGGAGCGCGTCTCCGGTCTCAAGCGCGGAACCCATTTCCGCCTCGGCTACAGCCCGGAGCGCATCAACCCAGGCGACCGCGAGCATACCGTCGACCGAATCACCAAGGTGGTCGCCGGCGAAGATCCGCAGACAACCGCAATCCTCGGCGACATGTACGGCAAGATGAATGGCGGGCGGATCTTCCCGGCAGCGTCGATCAAGGCGGCCGAAGCGGCCAAGGTGATCGAGAACGCCCAGCGCGACATCAACATCGCCTTCATCAACGAGATCACGCAGATCTTCTCCAAGCTCGGGCTCAGCACCTGGGACGTGCTGGAGGCGGCCCGCACCAAGTGGAACTTCCTGCCCTTCGAGCCCGGCCTGGTCGGCGGTCACTGCATCGGCGTCGACCCCTATTACCTCGCTCACCGCGCCCGCGAGCTCGGCCATGAGCCGCGCATCATCCTTGCCGGCCGCGAGACCAACGACGGCATGGGCGCGTGGGTCGCCGACCGCCTTCACGAGCGGCTCGGCAACCGTGCCGGGCGGGTGCTGGTGCTCGGCCTGACGTTCAAAGAGAATGTGCCGGACCTGCGCAACAGCCGGGTAATCGACGTGGTCAACCGCCTGCGCTGGCTCGGCCACGACGTGCTGGTCGCCGATCCGCTCGCCGACCCCGCCGAGGCCGCGCACGAATATGGTCTTCAGCTGGCCGATCCCGACGCGCTGGACGACAAGGTCGACCTGGTGCTCGGCGCGGTCGCCCATGCCGAGTTCCGCGGCTGGAGCGAGG